The Kaustia mangrovi genome has a segment encoding these proteins:
- a CDS encoding MFS transporter, translating to MSTIGVGQSGFVALIPLIADRVGLGPGAIGFAVALGSLAFLVAAPIWGHRGERIGRARLMRRLGLVALASHLAVIAVMAVPPAPPLAALGALCAARFAYGVAGAGMMPTAQAWIAGTTAPEARPAALARLSAGLGTGRILGSLAAIASPLHPLAPFALMAASTASVALVPRSAAPAGPAGSAATAQPQPPLSLRDLWPVIAIGFLLTVCFGQIQVTLGPFLQVVLNTTPADATATTGWLLALVAIAMIATQMLVVPRLRLGPHGSVVAGAATVCAGTAAILASGTVWEIAAGLALAGAGTALATPGYTAWLTGRVERAAQGRATGWLASAHVGGQGIGALTGGLAFELWPALPFLDCAIIAGLVALIAAWMGRARRHTPRGQSG from the coding sequence GTGTCGACCATCGGTGTCGGCCAATCCGGATTCGTCGCGCTCATTCCCCTGATCGCCGACAGGGTGGGGCTGGGGCCGGGCGCTATCGGCTTCGCAGTCGCGCTCGGCTCGCTCGCCTTCCTTGTCGCCGCCCCCATCTGGGGCCATCGCGGCGAGCGCATCGGGCGCGCCCGGCTCATGCGCCGGCTCGGCCTCGTCGCGCTCGCAAGCCATCTTGCCGTAATCGCCGTGATGGCCGTGCCGCCCGCCCCGCCCCTCGCCGCGCTCGGCGCACTCTGTGCCGCGCGGTTCGCCTATGGCGTGGCGGGCGCCGGCATGATGCCGACAGCTCAGGCCTGGATCGCGGGCACGACCGCGCCCGAGGCGCGCCCGGCCGCTCTCGCGCGGCTGAGTGCGGGGCTCGGCACTGGCCGGATCCTCGGCTCCCTGGCGGCCATTGCGAGCCCGCTCCATCCGCTCGCGCCCTTCGCGCTGATGGCGGCCAGCACCGCAAGCGTCGCGCTGGTGCCGCGCTCGGCGGCACCGGCCGGGCCGGCCGGATCGGCGGCGACAGCCCAGCCGCAGCCGCCCCTCTCCCTCCGCGACCTGTGGCCCGTCATCGCCATCGGCTTTCTGCTGACCGTCTGCTTCGGGCAGATCCAGGTGACTCTCGGCCCATTTCTGCAAGTTGTGTTGAACACCACCCCTGCCGACGCCACGGCGACGACCGGCTGGCTGCTCGCGCTGGTCGCCATCGCCATGATCGCCACGCAGATGCTCGTCGTGCCGCGCCTGCGCCTTGGACCGCACGGCAGCGTCGTCGCCGGCGCGGCCACTGTGTGCGCCGGCACCGCCGCCATCCTTGCAAGCGGCACGGTGTGGGAAATCGCCGCAGGGCTTGCGCTCGCCGGAGCGGGCACCGCCCTTGCCACGCCGGGCTATACGGCCTGGCTCACAGGCAGGGTGGAGCGCGCCGCGCAAGGCCGCGCGACGGGCTGGCTCGCCAGCGCCCATGTGGGTGGCCAGGGCATAGGCGCGCTTACCGGCGGGCTCGCCTTCGAGCTCTGGCCCGCCCTACCCTTCCTGGATTGCGCGATCATTGCCGGGCTGGTCGCCCTCATCGCGGCCTGGATGGGCCGCGCGAGGCGACACACGCCCCGGGGTCAGTCCGGATGA
- a CDS encoding IucA/IucC family protein, translated as MTDQTKADNISATAFLNALMREWAGWSVLAPDAHGVASCRAQSVVRFPLEQSGCDLLAPLAHRSTVGRHAFVFPLLEHRAGQTAEPISFVHALTLLTRESAICGEATARQRMIFLRRVVDSAMNVSDAVDRLPDGDGPDRALACRFIEAEQGLRYGHAVHPAPRSRDEFTPEDSRLFAPEHGNGFALRWWAVSPAALAHESACETAAPEIAGSLMEADPGLAAELGDLPADRVLVPVHPWQAARLRLEPRIERFFACGLAVDLGSAGAPWLATTSLRAIYGSHAPWMLKFSLNLRLTNSLRVIEPHECERGREVYRLLEGPLGQSLRQRYPAFHVMGEPAHLSLRDSDGRVVPETTVVFRENPFMGDDQPSAAVLAALCETGTDGRESLLSGLVRRIARGEYDSAGRVAERWFARFLEVAVEPLLVAQADYGLLFGAHQQNIVLGLDGGWPGVLYYRDCQGTGYVREHRADLERYLPDLDTAAGHVFPTAEAARLVGYYLVVNSVFGAIAALALPGLAAEERLVALFRDFLERLRGEGLKDTSAIDYLLSSPTLKAKGNFMIFFRNVNENTEVTDPLSAYVDLPNPLMEA; from the coding sequence GTGACAGACCAGACGAAAGCAGACAATATCAGCGCGACAGCCTTCCTGAACGCGCTGATGAGGGAATGGGCGGGCTGGAGCGTGCTCGCACCCGACGCGCATGGCGTGGCGTCATGCCGGGCGCAGTCTGTCGTCCGGTTCCCGCTGGAGCAGTCGGGCTGCGACCTTCTCGCACCGCTCGCCCATCGCTCCACGGTCGGACGGCATGCCTTCGTCTTTCCGCTGCTTGAGCATCGCGCCGGGCAGACGGCGGAGCCGATCAGCTTCGTGCATGCGCTCACCCTGCTGACCCGCGAATCCGCGATTTGCGGCGAGGCGACGGCGCGCCAGCGCATGATCTTCCTGCGCCGGGTGGTCGACAGTGCCATGAACGTCTCCGATGCGGTCGACCGCCTGCCGGACGGGGACGGGCCGGACCGGGCGCTGGCCTGCCGGTTCATCGAGGCCGAACAAGGCCTGAGATATGGCCATGCAGTCCACCCCGCCCCGCGCAGCCGCGACGAGTTCACGCCGGAGGATTCGCGTCTGTTCGCGCCGGAGCACGGTAATGGTTTCGCGCTTCGCTGGTGGGCGGTGTCTCCGGCCGCCCTGGCCCATGAGAGCGCCTGCGAGACGGCCGCGCCGGAGATCGCAGGCTCGCTGATGGAGGCCGATCCCGGGCTTGCCGCCGAGCTCGGCGACCTGCCGGCGGACAGGGTGCTCGTGCCGGTCCATCCCTGGCAGGCCGCAAGGCTGAGGCTCGAGCCCCGGATCGAGCGGTTCTTCGCCTGCGGGCTCGCCGTCGATCTCGGTTCGGCGGGCGCGCCCTGGCTGGCGACCACCTCGCTGCGCGCCATCTACGGGTCCCATGCGCCGTGGATGCTGAAATTCTCGCTGAACCTGCGCCTCACCAATTCTTTGCGCGTCATCGAACCCCATGAATGCGAGCGCGGCCGGGAAGTCTACCGGCTGCTCGAGGGGCCGCTCGGCCAGTCCCTGAGGCAGCGCTATCCCGCCTTCCATGTCATGGGCGAGCCGGCCCATCTCTCCTTGCGCGACTCCGACGGCCGGGTCGTGCCGGAGACGACCGTCGTCTTCCGCGAGAACCCGTTCATGGGGGACGACCAGCCCTCCGCCGCCGTCCTCGCCGCCCTGTGCGAGACGGGGACGGACGGACGCGAAAGCCTCCTGTCGGGGCTCGTGCGCCGGATCGCGCGCGGGGAGTATGACAGTGCGGGCCGGGTGGCGGAGCGCTGGTTCGCGCGCTTCCTGGAGGTGGCGGTCGAGCCGCTACTCGTGGCGCAGGCCGACTACGGGCTGCTCTTCGGTGCCCATCAGCAGAATATCGTCCTCGGCCTCGATGGCGGCTGGCCCGGTGTCCTCTACTACCGGGACTGCCAGGGCACGGGCTATGTGCGCGAGCACCGGGCGGATCTGGAGCGCTACCTGCCCGATCTCGACACTGCCGCAGGCCATGTCTTCCCCACTGCGGAGGCCGCCCGCCTCGTCGGCTACTACCTGGTGGTCAACAGCGTCTTCGGCGCGATCGCCGCGCTCGCCCTGCCGGGCCTCGCCGCCGAAGAACGGCTCGTCGCGCTCTTCCGCGACTTCCTCGAGCGGCTGCGCGGCGAGGGCCTGAAGGACACCTCCGCCATCGACTACCTCCTCTCCTCGCCGACGCTCAAGGCGAAGGGGAACTTCATGATCTTCTTCCGCAACGTCAACGAGAACACCGAGGTCACCGACCCGCTTTCCGCCTATGTCGACCTGCCCAACCCGCTCATGGAGGCGTGA
- a CDS encoding alpha/beta hydrolase family protein — protein sequence MSGPDGEAPPMIVSAHGGPTGMADRGLKLKIQYWTSRGFAFLDVDYGGSWGYGRAYREALDGAWGVRDVEDVIFAARAMVSRGLADGRRLLISGSSAGGFTVLAALTFHDVFAAGVSYYGIGDLDQLLKLTHKFESGYIYRLTGTEPGETEAVFAARSPLCHAGRISVPVFFFQGSDDAVVPPDQSRRMVESLKGRGVPVGYIEFDGEGHGFRKAETVIAALQAEYAFYARVLGLEPAETLPPVTLHNGDRIS from the coding sequence GTGTCGGGACCGGACGGAGAGGCGCCGCCCATGATCGTCTCCGCCCATGGCGGGCCGACGGGCATGGCCGACCGCGGCCTCAAGCTCAAGATCCAGTACTGGACGAGCCGGGGCTTCGCCTTTCTCGATGTGGACTATGGCGGGAGCTGGGGCTATGGCCGGGCCTATCGCGAGGCGCTCGACGGGGCGTGGGGCGTGCGCGATGTGGAGGATGTGATCTTCGCCGCCCGCGCCATGGTCTCGCGCGGGCTTGCCGACGGGCGGCGCCTGCTGATCTCCGGCTCGAGCGCGGGCGGCTTTACCGTGCTCGCCGCGCTGACCTTCCACGACGTTTTTGCCGCCGGCGTCTCCTATTACGGAATCGGCGATCTGGACCAGCTCCTGAAGCTCACCCACAAGTTCGAGTCCGGCTATATCTACCGGCTGACAGGCACCGAGCCCGGCGAGACGGAGGCTGTGTTCGCCGCGCGCTCGCCGCTCTGTCATGCAGGCCGGATCTCCGTTCCCGTCTTCTTCTTCCAGGGCAGCGACGATGCGGTGGTGCCGCCCGACCAGTCCCGCCGCATGGTGGAAAGCCTGAAGGGCCGCGGCGTGCCGGTCGGCTATATCGAGTTCGATGGCGAGGGGCACGGCTTCCGAAAGGCGGAGACGGTGATCGCCGCGCTCCAGGCGGAATATGCCTTCTACGCGCGGGTGCTCGGGCTCGAGCCGGCTGAGACGCTGCCGCCCGTGACGCTTCACAATGGGGACAGGATTTCATGA
- the cpdR gene encoding cell cycle two-component system response regulator CpdR yields MAKILLTEDDHDLRRFLARALERAGHEVTEFGDGASAYEELKQAHFDLLLTDIVMPEMDGIELARLAAELDPALKIMFITGFAAVALSPDSKAPKDAKVLSKPFHLRDLVREVDRMMAA; encoded by the coding sequence ATGGCGAAGATACTGCTGACCGAAGACGACCACGATTTGCGGCGCTTCCTGGCCCGCGCCCTGGAGCGCGCCGGCCACGAGGTGACGGAGTTCGGCGATGGCGCGAGCGCCTATGAGGAGCTCAAGCAGGCCCATTTCGACCTGCTCCTGACCGACATCGTCATGCCGGAGATGGACGGGATCGAGCTGGCACGGCTTGCCGCCGAGCTCGACCCGGCCCTGAAGATCATGTTCATCACGGGCTTTGCCGCTGTCGCCCTCAGCCCCGATTCCAAGGCGCCCAAGGATGCGAAGGTCCTGTCGAAGCCGTTCCATCTGCGCGATCTCGTGCGCGAGGTGGACCGGATGATGGCGGCATGA
- a CDS encoding N-formylglutamate amidohydrolase codes for MAETPPASLFTPPFEVVRPRTQLFPAVFNSPHSGRVYPAEFLAVSRLDAHALRRSEDCYVDELFADVASLGCPLLKAHFPRAYLDVNREAYELDPTMFDEPLPGYVNISSIRVAGGLGTIPRIVSDSEEIYRAPLRFPEAKARIQSLYMPYHRCLEALVARTARIFGHALLIDCHSMPSSASGAMMGDLLPRPDFVLGDRYGSTCSPVVTDFVEELLTKRGYSVTRNKPYAGGYITQNYGRPVSGIHALQVEINRALYMDEETLAHHGGYYRLAEDVLQVMRQLVTQLPALLRPNRIAAE; via the coding sequence ATGGCAGAGACACCGCCCGCAAGCCTGTTCACCCCGCCATTCGAAGTTGTCCGGCCGCGCACCCAGCTTTTCCCGGCCGTCTTCAACTCGCCCCATAGCGGCCGGGTCTATCCGGCGGAGTTCCTGGCCGTCTCCAGGCTCGACGCCCATGCCCTGCGCCGTTCGGAGGACTGCTATGTGGACGAATTGTTCGCCGATGTCGCCTCGCTCGGCTGCCCGCTCCTGAAGGCCCATTTCCCGCGCGCCTATCTCGATGTCAACCGGGAGGCCTACGAGCTCGACCCGACCATGTTCGACGAGCCCCTGCCGGGCTATGTGAACATCTCCTCCATCCGCGTCGCCGGCGGGCTCGGCACGATCCCGCGGATCGTGAGCGATTCGGAGGAGATCTACCGCGCGCCCCTGCGCTTCCCCGAAGCGAAGGCGCGCATTCAGTCGCTCTACATGCCCTATCACCGGTGCCTGGAGGCCCTTGTGGCACGGACCGCACGCATTTTCGGCCACGCGCTGCTGATCGACTGCCACTCCATGCCGTCCTCGGCATCGGGCGCCATGATGGGCGACCTCCTGCCCCGGCCCGACTTCGTGCTCGGCGACCGCTACGGGTCGACATGCTCGCCGGTGGTCACCGATTTCGTCGAGGAGCTCCTGACCAAACGCGGCTATTCGGTCACGCGCAACAAGCCCTATGCCGGCGGCTACATCACGCAGAACTACGGCCGCCCGGTCTCCGGCATCCATGCACTTCAGGTGGAAATCAACCGCGCGCTCTACATGGATGAAGAGACGCTCGCCCATCATGGCGGTTATTACAGGCTGGCAGAGGACGTTCTTCAGGTGATGCGCCAGCTCGTCACGCAGCTTCCCGCTCTCCTGCGCCCCAACCGGATCGCTGCGGAATAG
- a CDS encoding Hsp20 family protein has product MFTMFDLTPLYRSTVGFDRLASMLESMGHAEGNGTGYPPYNIERIGDDEYRVTMAVAGFSPEELNVEVKENSLTISANKTEKPGSDSSVLYRGIASRNFERRFQLADFVKVTGASLENGLLHVELKRELPEAKKPRTIEIQKVTGSKAIEQKAA; this is encoded by the coding sequence ATGTTCACCATGTTCGATCTGACCCCCCTTTATCGGTCCACCGTCGGCTTCGACCGTCTGGCCTCCATGCTCGAATCGATGGGGCATGCGGAAGGCAATGGCACAGGCTACCCGCCCTACAACATTGAGCGCATCGGCGATGACGAGTATCGCGTCACCATGGCCGTGGCGGGCTTCAGCCCGGAGGAGCTCAATGTCGAGGTCAAGGAAAACAGCCTGACCATCAGCGCGAACAAGACGGAGAAACCCGGCTCCGACAGCTCGGTGCTCTATCGCGGTATCGCGTCGCGCAATTTCGAGCGCCGCTTCCAGCTCGCCGACTTCGTGAAGGTGACGGGCGCGAGCCTCGAAAACGGCCTGCTGCATGTCGAGCTCAAGCGTGAGCTTCCCGAAGCCAAGAAGCCGCGCACCATCGAGATCCAGAAGGTGACCGGCAGCAAGGCGATCGAGCAGAAGGCCGCGTAA
- a CDS encoding alpha/beta hydrolase, whose protein sequence is MELVETSGNPRPEGLEGGTIKTRDNLRLRYATCGIHDKPNRGTVCLFQGRGEFIEKYYEPIARLRERDFAVATLDWRGQGGSERLLNNPRKGHIRRFAQYDEDLATFMREVVLPDCPPPYYALAHSMGGNIVLRALATRTWFSKVVTVAPLVGLAPHGAPWKLVRAVTAVAVMIGLGRLYVPGHGSRLPRAKDFKDNPLTSDERRFLRTAAVLDSASYLGVGGPTIGWVNAALAATARLRHMATQTPFRTPVLIVTPGDDRVVSPEAIAAFAHGLSILPAVTVDKARHELLMERDLFQSQFWAAFDSFVHEHRDALRASAA, encoded by the coding sequence ATGGAGCTGGTCGAAACATCCGGAAACCCCAGGCCCGAGGGGCTTGAGGGCGGCACGATCAAGACGCGGGACAATCTGCGTCTGCGCTATGCGACCTGCGGCATTCACGACAAGCCGAATCGCGGGACGGTCTGCCTGTTCCAGGGGCGCGGCGAGTTCATCGAGAAATATTACGAGCCCATTGCGCGCCTGCGCGAGCGGGACTTCGCCGTCGCCACGCTCGACTGGCGCGGGCAGGGCGGGTCGGAACGGCTCCTGAACAATCCGCGCAAGGGTCATATCCGACGCTTTGCCCAATATGACGAGGATCTTGCGACCTTCATGCGCGAGGTGGTGCTGCCGGACTGCCCGCCGCCCTATTACGCGCTGGCCCATTCGATGGGCGGCAATATCGTGCTGCGTGCGCTCGCCACGCGCACCTGGTTCTCCAAGGTGGTCACGGTCGCGCCGCTGGTCGGCCTTGCGCCGCACGGGGCGCCTTGGAAACTGGTTCGCGCCGTCACCGCGGTCGCCGTCATGATCGGGCTCGGCAGGCTTTATGTACCGGGACACGGTAGCAGGTTGCCGCGCGCGAAGGATTTCAAGGACAATCCCCTGACCTCCGACGAGCGGCGCTTCCTGCGCACGGCGGCGGTTCTGGACTCGGCCTCCTATCTGGGCGTTGGCGGTCCGACCATCGGCTGGGTCAATGCGGCGCTGGCGGCGACGGCCAGGCTCCGGCACATGGCGACGCAAACCCCCTTCCGGACGCCCGTGCTGATCGTGACGCCGGGCGACGACCGGGTCGTCTCGCCGGAAGCCATCGCCGCCTTCGCGCACGGCCTGTCCATCCTGCCGGCCGTCACCGTGGACAAGGCCCGTCACGAGCTCCTGATGGAGCGCGACCTGTTCCAGTCGCAGTTCTGGGCGGCCTTCGACAGCTTCGTCCACGAACACCGCGACGCGCTGCGCGCCAGTGCGGCGTGA
- the hisN gene encoding histidinol-phosphatase — MALLPPAQTAELVEFACHLSDAAAAEILPLFRAGLTVENKGAKDYDPVTEADRAAEDAIRTLIARRFPDHGIFGEEYGRSEGSAPFVWVIDPIDGTRAFVCGLPVWSTLIGLLHEGRPVIGVMNQPFVGERFVAGPEQAYMETARGRTELAARGTDTLSAAIVSTTTSDLYTAPRQAAALSALRHKTRMIRYGTDAYAYALLAAGHIDIALDVAMAPYDIVALIPLIERAGGVVTTWDGEPADQGGDIVASASPALHAQVLEVLKGQS; from the coding sequence ATGGCCCTGTTGCCGCCCGCGCAGACCGCCGAACTCGTCGAATTCGCCTGCCATCTCTCGGACGCCGCCGCAGCCGAGATCCTGCCGCTGTTCCGCGCAGGCCTGACCGTGGAGAACAAGGGCGCGAAGGACTACGACCCCGTCACCGAGGCCGACCGCGCGGCGGAGGACGCCATCCGCACGCTCATCGCGCGGCGCTTTCCCGATCACGGTATCTTCGGGGAGGAATATGGCCGCAGCGAAGGCAGCGCCCCCTTCGTCTGGGTGATCGATCCGATCGATGGCACCCGCGCCTTCGTCTGCGGCCTTCCCGTCTGGTCGACGCTGATCGGCCTTCTCCACGAGGGCCGGCCCGTCATCGGGGTGATGAACCAGCCCTTCGTCGGTGAGCGATTCGTGGCCGGCCCTGAGCAGGCCTATATGGAAACCGCGCGAGGGCGCACCGAGCTCGCCGCGCGCGGGACGGACACCCTGTCCGCCGCCATCGTCTCGACCACGACCTCCGATCTCTATACCGCGCCCCGGCAGGCCGCCGCCCTCTCCGCCCTCAGACACAAGACGCGGATGATCCGCTACGGGACGGACGCCTACGCCTATGCGCTGCTCGCGGCCGGGCATATCGACATCGCGCTCGATGTGGCCATGGCGCCATACGACATCGTCGCGCTGATCCCGCTGATCGAGCGCGCCGGCGGGGTGGTCACGACCTGGGACGGCGAGCCCGCCGATCAGGGCGGCGACATCGTCGCCTCGGCCTCGCCCGCGCTTCATGCGCAGGTCCTGGAGGTCCTGAAGGGACAGTCCTGA
- a CDS encoding GNAT family N-acetyltransferase: protein MTVQQPIAPAAPQMLETTYHHSAFAQGDLAVRLTATRDGRPCLQAAGEGGVLAEAVLLPGADHPPGLEAFRFRVGALEEAAMVAVLVEAAFMRMPEAEELLLPEPAELPAASVLATASRTVDGGLRHAVARRQFYQLPLLWRYQANHAAYPCLRSSLGPDDRLPPLRPPRPVGTLYERWLPELGMALSFRPIERKRDLALFHEWMNAPRVDFYWELAGSEAEHDEYLAKQEADPHIFGVIGSFDGEPAAYFEFYWAKEDRLGPYYEAEDFDRGWHGLIGNKRHLGRPKTLAWFRSLTHYLFLDEPRTRRVVGEPRASHKRMLSYSSDTGYVKVKEFDFPHKRAALMCCERETFFREVVL from the coding sequence ATGACCGTTCAGCAGCCCATCGCACCGGCCGCACCGCAAATGCTGGAGACGACCTATCACCACTCCGCCTTCGCGCAAGGCGACCTCGCGGTCCGGCTCACGGCAACCCGGGACGGCCGTCCCTGCCTGCAGGCGGCGGGGGAGGGCGGTGTCCTCGCCGAGGCGGTGCTCCTTCCGGGTGCCGATCATCCGCCCGGGCTCGAGGCGTTCCGCTTCCGTGTCGGCGCGCTTGAAGAGGCCGCGATGGTTGCTGTCCTCGTCGAGGCGGCCTTCATGCGCATGCCGGAGGCTGAAGAGCTGCTGCTGCCGGAGCCTGCCGAGCTGCCCGCGGCCTCGGTGCTCGCTACGGCCTCGCGCACGGTCGACGGGGGGCTTCGCCATGCGGTCGCCCGCCGACAGTTCTACCAGCTTCCGCTGTTGTGGCGGTATCAGGCGAACCATGCGGCCTATCCCTGCCTGCGCTCGTCGCTCGGACCGGACGATCGCCTGCCGCCCCTGCGCCCGCCGCGTCCGGTGGGGACGCTTTACGAGCGCTGGCTGCCGGAGCTCGGCATGGCTCTTTCTTTTCGGCCTATCGAGCGCAAGCGCGACCTCGCCCTCTTCCATGAGTGGATGAACGCGCCGCGCGTCGATTTCTACTGGGAGCTTGCCGGCAGCGAGGCCGAGCATGACGAGTATCTGGCAAAGCAGGAGGCCGATCCGCACATCTTCGGCGTGATCGGTAGCTTCGACGGGGAGCCGGCCGCCTATTTCGAGTTCTACTGGGCAAAGGAGGACCGTCTCGGCCCCTATTACGAGGCGGAGGATTTCGACCGTGGCTGGCACGGGCTGATCGGCAACAAGCGCCATCTGGGCCGGCCGAAGACGCTCGCCTGGTTCCGCTCGCTCACCCACTATCTGTTCCTGGACGAACCGCGCACCCGGCGGGTCGTGGGCGAGCCGCGCGCCTCGCACAAGCGCATGCTGAGCTATTCGTCCGATACGGGCTATGTGAAGGTCAAGGAATTCGATTTTCCCCACAAGCGCGCCGCCCTCATGTGCTGCGAGCGCGAGACCTTCTTCCGTGAGGTGGTGCTATGA
- a CDS encoding AraC family transcriptional regulator produces MAFRGAVDLVRISGLGSLPELFEQRAGERALQKAFEQEGLPVGVIGSPQTPIPLAAMVGLIERCARHLGDRTFGLDVGQGMPETAYGMWARYGMSAPTLGAALRRLCATDWAHRSSSSLDLVWDTDHWLWRNVIPLTDLDVTQHTDHLIPPMMWLCRLYLGQDWRPAWIEVNYPRTEGAALLEDRLQIPVRFGRLGTGVVLAPADLAQERRAGVPGGGGPVTLREVVADVALSDAPEPARSLSAVVALRLLDGNADIDGAARMAGLSVQGLQRRLRDKGYSYRDIVDVARRERALALLRETELPLMDIAISLGYEEHANFTRAFRRWMGCSPSEFRRSGELVRHPD; encoded by the coding sequence ATGGCTTTTCGGGGGGCGGTCGATCTTGTCCGGATCAGCGGCCTGGGGTCGTTGCCTGAACTGTTCGAGCAACGTGCGGGCGAACGCGCGCTTCAGAAGGCCTTCGAGCAGGAAGGTCTGCCGGTCGGCGTGATCGGTTCGCCGCAAACCCCGATACCGCTTGCCGCCATGGTCGGTCTTATCGAACGGTGCGCGCGCCATCTGGGTGACCGCACATTCGGTCTCGATGTCGGCCAGGGCATGCCGGAGACAGCCTACGGGATGTGGGCAAGATACGGCATGTCGGCGCCCACGCTGGGGGCGGCGTTGCGGCGCCTGTGTGCGACGGACTGGGCCCATCGGAGCAGCTCCAGCCTGGATCTCGTCTGGGACACCGACCACTGGCTCTGGCGCAACGTGATCCCGCTAACGGATCTGGATGTCACCCAGCACACCGATCATCTCATTCCGCCGATGATGTGGTTGTGCCGGCTGTATCTGGGCCAGGATTGGCGCCCGGCCTGGATCGAGGTCAATTATCCGCGCACAGAGGGGGCTGCGCTGCTCGAGGACCGGCTGCAGATTCCGGTTCGGTTCGGCCGTCTCGGCACGGGCGTGGTCCTGGCCCCCGCCGATCTCGCCCAGGAGAGGAGGGCCGGGGTGCCCGGAGGGGGCGGTCCGGTGACCCTGCGCGAGGTCGTGGCCGATGTGGCGCTGTCGGACGCGCCGGAGCCGGCGCGGTCTCTCTCCGCCGTCGTGGCCCTGCGTCTTCTCGACGGCAATGCCGATATCGACGGAGCGGCGCGGATGGCCGGGCTGAGCGTGCAGGGCCTTCAGAGGCGCCTGCGGGACAAGGGCTATTCCTATAGGGACATCGTGGATGTCGCCCGCCGCGAACGGGCACTCGCTCTGCTGCGCGAGACCGAATTGCCGCTCATGGATATCGCAATCTCGCTCGGCTATGAGGAGCATGCGAATTTCACCCGTGCCTTCAGGCGGTGGATGGGATGTTCTCCCTCCGAGTTTCGCAGGAGCGGCGAACTGGTCCGTCATCCGGACTGA
- a CDS encoding threonine aldolase family protein — translation MNFASDNVWGACPQVMDALQRCNADAERSYGGDRWTEHAETLISEVFEREVEAYLVTTGSAANALSLSAITPPYGAVLCHPASHIMVDECGAPELLTGGAKLVPVEGEGGKILPGGVAETVAALDHPPHSVKASSVSLTQSTEIGTLYQPGEIAALSELAHGHGLKVHMDGARLANAVAALGLAPAEITWKVGVDVLSFGFTKNGALAAEAVVFFDPALAEDFIYRRKRAGHLWSKGRFLAAQAVGLLENDVWLANARHANAMAARLADGLKAVPGVRLSSPVEANELFPIIPDALHRRLQAAGAVYHKWPGEDAGPGEVMIRLVTSFATAQADVDAFVSLAREGASSGAA, via the coding sequence ATGAATTTCGCCAGCGACAATGTGTGGGGCGCCTGCCCGCAGGTGATGGATGCGCTTCAGCGCTGCAATGCGGATGCGGAGCGCTCCTATGGCGGCGACCGGTGGACGGAACATGCCGAAACCCTGATCTCGGAGGTCTTCGAACGCGAGGTCGAGGCCTATCTGGTGACCACGGGCTCGGCGGCGAACGCGTTGTCGCTATCCGCGATCACGCCGCCCTATGGCGCGGTGCTATGCCATCCCGCAAGCCATATCATGGTCGACGAATGCGGCGCGCCGGAGCTTCTCACCGGCGGCGCGAAGCTCGTGCCCGTCGAAGGCGAGGGCGGCAAGATCCTGCCCGGTGGGGTGGCGGAGACGGTCGCCGCGCTCGACCATCCCCCGCACAGCGTGAAGGCGTCCTCGGTGAGCCTCACCCAGTCGACGGAAATCGGCACGCTCTACCAGCCGGGCGAGATCGCGGCCCTGAGCGAGCTCGCCCATGGCCACGGGCTCAAGGTCCATATGGACGGCGCGCGCCTTGCCAATGCGGTGGCCGCGCTCGGCCTGGCGCCGGCGGAGATCACCTGGAAGGTGGGTGTCGACGTCTTGAGCTTCGGCTTCACGAAGAACGGCGCGCTCGCGGCGGAGGCCGTCGTGTTCTTCGATCCCGCGCTTGCGGAGGATTTCATCTATCGGCGCAAGCGGGCGGGCCATCTGTGGTCGAAGGGGCGGTTCCTCGCCGCGCAGGCCGTGGGGCTTCTGGAGAACGATGTGTGGCTCGCCAATGCGCGCCATGCCAATGCCATGGCTGCGCGGTTGGCCGACGGGCTGAAGGCGGTGCCGGGCGTGCGCTTGTCTTCGCCCGTGGAGGCGAACGAGCTGTTCCCGATCATCCCGGACGCGCTGCACCGGCGCCTGCAGGCGGCCGGCGCCGTCTATCACAAATGGCCCGGCGAGGACGCCGGGCCGGGAGAGGTGATGATCCGGCTTGTCACCTCATTCGCCACCGCGCAGGCTGATGTCGACGCGTTCGTGTCGCTCGCCCGCGAGGGGGCCTCATCGGGCGCGGCCTGA